The following are from one region of the Canis lupus baileyi chromosome 25, mCanLup2.hap1, whole genome shotgun sequence genome:
- the LOC140617085 gene encoding heterogeneous nuclear ribonucleoprotein A1-like produces the protein MTDRGSGKKRGFAFVTFDDHDSVDKIVIQKYHPVNGHNCEVRKALSKQEMASASSSQRGRSGSGNFGGGRGGGFGGNDNFGRGGNFSGRGGFGGSRGGGGYGGSGDGYNGFGNDGSNFGGVGSYNDFGNYNNQSSNFGPMKGGNFGGRSSGPFGGGGQYFAKPRNQGGYGGSSSSSSYGSGRRF, from the coding sequence atgactgaccgaggcagtggcaaaaagagaggtttcgcttttgtgacctttgatgaccatgactctgtagacaagattgtcattcaaaaataccatcctgtgaatggccacaactgtgaagtaaggaaagccctatcgaagcaagagatggctagtgcttcgtccagccaaagaggccgaagtggttctggaaactttggtggtggtcgtggaggtggttttggtgggaatgacaactttggtcgtGGAGGAAACTTCAGTGGTCGAGGTGGCTtcggtggcagtcgaggtggtggtggatacggtggcagtggggatggctataacggatttggtaatgacggaagcaactttggaggtgtcggaagctataacgattttggcaattacaataatcaatcctcaaattttggacccatgaaaggaggaaattttggaggcagaagctctggcccctttggtggtggaggccaatactttgccaaaccacgaaaccaaggtggctatggcggttccagcagcagcagcagctatggcagtggcagaaggttttaa